In a genomic window of Bradyrhizobium ontarionense:
- a CDS encoding cobalt-precorrin-5B (C(1))-methyltransferase codes for MMETAAPPNRPLKRGWTTGSCATAAARAAYELLITGSCPAMVEIALPGGRRVSFAVAMHDASGASATAGIVKDAGDDPDVTHGAVIRATVQRADDGSGIAFRAGPGVGTVTKPGLPLPPGEPAINPVPRAMITAAIDEAATLLGATRDIIVEISIPGGEELAKKTLNPRLGIVGGLSILGTTGIVVPFSCAAWIHSIYRGVDVARAAGLPHIAGATGSMSEKAVQQLHGLPETALIDMGDFAGGMLKYLRRHPLPRVTVAGGFAKMTKLGQGLLDLHSRAGEVDLDWLANTLRDAGAPDELVTTARNANTALQVLQDAQRAGFSAGDIVAQAAWHTAHRALGNDAIALDVAVFDRDGRLVGQSRGPDHSPLPRKRR; via the coding sequence ATGATGGAAACCGCGGCGCCGCCGAACCGACCGCTGAAGCGTGGCTGGACCACCGGCAGCTGCGCCACGGCGGCCGCGCGCGCGGCCTATGAGCTGCTGATCACCGGCAGCTGTCCGGCCATGGTCGAGATCGCCCTGCCCGGCGGACGCCGCGTCAGCTTTGCGGTCGCGATGCATGACGCCAGCGGCGCCAGCGCGACGGCCGGTATCGTCAAGGATGCCGGCGACGACCCGGACGTGACGCATGGCGCGGTGATCAGGGCAACGGTGCAACGGGCCGACGACGGCTCCGGCATCGCGTTCCGCGCCGGGCCGGGCGTCGGCACCGTGACGAAGCCGGGATTGCCGCTGCCGCCGGGAGAGCCCGCGATCAATCCGGTGCCGCGCGCGATGATCACAGCCGCCATCGACGAAGCGGCGACGCTGCTGGGTGCGACGCGCGACATCATCGTCGAGATCTCCATTCCCGGCGGCGAGGAGCTGGCGAAGAAGACGCTGAACCCGCGGCTCGGCATCGTCGGCGGCCTGTCGATCCTCGGTACCACCGGAATCGTCGTCCCCTTCAGCTGCGCAGCCTGGATCCATTCGATCTATCGCGGCGTCGATGTCGCGCGCGCCGCGGGCCTGCCGCATATCGCGGGCGCCACCGGCAGCATGTCGGAAAAGGCCGTGCAGCAACTCCACGGCCTGCCGGAGACCGCGCTGATCGACATGGGCGACTTCGCGGGCGGCATGCTGAAATATCTGCGCCGACATCCGCTGCCGCGCGTGACCGTGGCTGGCGGCTTCGCCAAGATGACCAAGCTCGGTCAGGGCCTGCTCGACCTGCATTCGCGCGCCGGCGAGGTCGATCTCGATTGGCTCGCGAACACGCTGCGCGACGCGGGCGCTCCGGATGAGTTGGTCACGACCGCGCGCAACGCCAACACCGCGCTGCAGGTGCTGCAGGACGCGCAACGCGCCGGATTTTCCGCCGGCGATATCGTCGCGCAGGCCGCCTGGCACACGGCGCACCGCGCGCTCGGCAACGACGCGATCGCCCTCGACGTCGCCGTGTTCGACCGCGACGGACGGCTGGTCGGACAAAGCCGTGGGCCAGATCACTCGCCCCTCCCGCGAAAGCGCCGCTGA
- a CDS encoding cobyrinate a,c-diamide synthase, whose amino-acid sequence MTAAAPNGIIVAAPRSGAGKTTVTLGVLRALARRGKRVQPFKCGPDYIDLAFHTAAAQQTSYNLDSWAMSERQLLGLVCDVAADADVAVVEGVMGLFDGAPQPGRAGKGSAADLAALLGWPVVLVLDVSGQTETAAAVALGCARFRDDVEVAGVILNRVASARHRALIEPAFATVGIRVLGALGRDAQLTLPERHLGLVQAQELTTIEAHLDHLADCVSKSVDLDAVVALAQPLRFVRQTDRTSDFGIRPPGQRIALASDAAFSFSYPHLLRYWHAQGAEIVPFSPMNDEAPDRAADAVWLPGGYPELHAGRLASARAFLAGLRAMATSGAAIHGECGGYMMLGTGLEDADGVRHAMAGLLSLETSFARRRLHLGYRRATLLADCSLGQKGAVVHGHEFHYATILSEADDPLIDCRDASGGAIAERGARRGSVTGSFLHVLSGEGT is encoded by the coding sequence ATGACCGCGGCGGCGCCAAACGGGATCATCGTCGCTGCGCCGCGTTCGGGCGCCGGCAAGACCACCGTGACGCTCGGGGTGCTGAGGGCGCTTGCCCGGCGCGGCAAACGCGTGCAGCCGTTCAAGTGCGGGCCCGACTACATCGATCTGGCCTTTCATACGGCGGCTGCGCAACAGACGAGCTACAATCTCGACAGTTGGGCGATGTCGGAACGGCAGCTCCTGGGGCTCGTCTGCGACGTCGCGGCCGACGCTGATGTCGCCGTCGTCGAGGGCGTCATGGGCCTGTTCGACGGGGCGCCGCAGCCGGGCCGCGCCGGCAAGGGCTCGGCCGCGGATCTCGCCGCGCTGCTCGGCTGGCCGGTGGTGCTCGTGCTCGATGTGAGCGGGCAGACCGAGACGGCCGCGGCCGTTGCGCTCGGCTGCGCACGTTTTCGCGACGACGTCGAGGTCGCCGGCGTGATCCTCAATCGCGTCGCGAGCGCGCGGCATCGGGCGCTGATCGAGCCGGCGTTTGCGACCGTCGGCATCAGGGTCCTGGGCGCGCTGGGGCGCGACGCGCAATTGACGTTGCCGGAGCGGCATCTCGGCCTCGTTCAGGCCCAGGAACTCACGACGATCGAGGCGCATCTCGATCACCTCGCGGACTGCGTCTCGAAATCAGTCGATCTCGATGCCGTGGTTGCGCTGGCGCAGCCGCTGCGCTTCGTCCGGCAGACCGATCGAACGTCGGATTTCGGTATCCGACCGCCGGGGCAGCGCATCGCGCTGGCCTCCGATGCTGCATTCTCGTTCAGCTATCCGCATCTTCTGCGGTATTGGCACGCACAGGGCGCGGAGATCGTTCCGTTCTCGCCGATGAATGACGAAGCTCCCGACCGTGCAGCCGATGCGGTGTGGCTGCCGGGCGGCTATCCGGAATTGCATGCGGGGCGATTGGCCTCGGCGCGCGCGTTCCTCGCGGGTCTGCGAGCCATGGCCACGAGCGGCGCGGCCATCCATGGCGAGTGCGGCGGCTACATGATGCTGGGCACCGGGCTCGAAGATGCTGACGGCGTGCGGCATGCGATGGCCGGATTGTTGTCGCTTGAGACCTCGTTCGCCAGACGCCGCCTGCATCTGGGCTATCGCCGCGCTACCCTGCTGGCGGACTGCAGCCTCGGGCAGAAGGGAGCGGTCGTTCACGGTCACGAGTTTCACTACGCGACCATCCTGAGCGAGGCGGACGATCCCTTGATCGATTGCCGCGATGCCTCGGGCGGCGCGATCGCCGAGCGCGGCGCCCGGCGGGGATCGGTGACGGGATCGTTCCTGCATGTCTTGAGCGGCGAGGGCACATGA
- the bluB gene encoding 5,6-dimethylbenzimidazole synthase, with protein sequence MSDVTREPPHFDASFKALLAELVRWRRDVRRFRTDPVPEELIEQLLTLAAHAPSVGFCQPWRFVLVESAEGRAAIIDNFKRANQAALGGYDGERRALYVGLKLEGLTQAPVHLAVCADEGAETGHRLGRATMPETLRYSVVAAIQTFWLAARAEGLGVGWVSILDPAAVVRQLELPNDWTLVAYLCVGWPEEEHDDPELERHGWETRLDHTVIKPLKR encoded by the coding sequence ATGAGCGACGTCACGCGAGAGCCGCCGCATTTCGATGCGTCCTTCAAGGCGCTCCTTGCCGAGCTGGTGCGCTGGCGTCGCGACGTGCGCCGTTTCCGCACCGATCCGGTCCCGGAGGAGCTGATTGAGCAACTGCTGACGCTCGCGGCGCATGCGCCATCGGTTGGCTTCTGCCAGCCGTGGCGTTTCGTGCTGGTCGAGAGCGCCGAGGGGCGCGCCGCGATCATCGACAATTTCAAGCGCGCCAACCAGGCCGCGCTCGGCGGCTATGATGGCGAGCGCCGCGCGCTCTATGTCGGGCTCAAGCTCGAAGGCCTGACACAGGCGCCGGTGCATCTCGCCGTCTGTGCCGATGAGGGAGCAGAGACCGGTCATCGGCTCGGCCGCGCCACGATGCCGGAAACGTTGCGCTACTCGGTGGTGGCGGCGATCCAGACGTTCTGGCTCGCGGCGCGCGCCGAAGGGCTCGGAGTCGGCTGGGTATCGATCCTGGATCCGGCGGCGGTCGTTCGACAGCTCGAGCTGCCGAACGACTGGACGCTCGTCGCCTATCTCTGCGTCGGCTGGCCGGAAGAGGAACATGACGATCCCGAGCTCGAACGTCACGGCTGGGAGACGCGGCTCGACCACACTGTGATCAAGCCGCTGAAGCGTTAG
- a CDS encoding flagellar hook assembly protein FlgD encodes MTVSATSSSTATTSSTSSSSASSRTSLSSTDFLKLLVSELQNQDPLNATSVTDFINQMTSYANFTEQQSTNSSMSSLAGSFSSLVTLNSVNYIGHTVEAKTDTAVLSNGSATFGYSLSSAASNVSVAIKDSSGNTVWTGTGTGNKGANTITWNGADSSGNQLSDGGQYTISVTATDTAGNSVLNYTTITGTVTGIDTSTSTPTLTVGGVPVSASNIIGVTS; translated from the coding sequence ATGACCGTTTCCGCGACGAGTTCGTCGACCGCGACCACCTCTTCGACCTCATCATCCTCGGCCTCGTCGCGCACGAGCCTCAGCTCCACCGATTTTCTCAAGCTTCTGGTGAGCGAGCTGCAGAATCAGGATCCGCTCAACGCGACGAGCGTGACCGATTTCATCAACCAGATGACGTCCTACGCCAACTTTACTGAGCAGCAGTCGACCAACAGCAGCATGAGCTCGCTCGCGGGCTCGTTCTCCAGCCTCGTGACGCTGAACTCGGTCAACTACATCGGCCATACCGTTGAGGCGAAGACGGATACGGCCGTCCTGTCGAATGGTTCGGCCACCTTCGGCTATTCGCTCTCGTCTGCTGCATCGAACGTCTCGGTCGCGATCAAGGATTCCTCGGGGAACACGGTCTGGACAGGCACGGGCACCGGCAACAAGGGGGCCAACACCATCACCTGGAACGGTGCGGATTCGAGCGGCAATCAGCTCAGCGATGGCGGGCAGTACACCATCTCCGTGACCGCGACGGACACGGCCGGCAACTCCGTTCTCAACTACACGACGATCACCGGAACGGTGACCGGAATCGATACCTCTACCAGCACGCCGACGCTCACTGTCGGCGGTGTTCCGGTCAGCGCCAGCAACATCATCGGCGTCACTTCCTGA
- a CDS encoding RNA polymerase sigma factor, which yields MSYALDVWAPADGVSSKEPAAPDVDAVPWSESAATVPDCGPPSEPVVFDEDKELLDRLSAGDEIAFRLLVERHIDRAYAIALRIVGNAADAEDVVQDTMLKIWTHRGRWQHGRAKFSTWLYRVVSNRCIDIHRKPRTENVDVVPEVADGKPDAVSVIERAEMNDILEAAMQRLPEQQRVAVILSYHENMSNGEIAEVMETTVAAVESLLKRGRQQLREMLRRHERDIRGAFTDC from the coding sequence ATGAGCTACGCGCTGGACGTCTGGGCCCCGGCCGATGGCGTGTCTTCGAAGGAGCCGGCGGCGCCGGATGTTGATGCCGTGCCGTGGAGCGAGTCGGCCGCCACCGTTCCGGATTGCGGGCCGCCCTCCGAGCCCGTCGTCTTCGATGAGGACAAGGAACTGCTCGACCGTCTGTCTGCCGGAGACGAGATCGCTTTTCGTCTTCTGGTTGAGCGGCACATCGACCGCGCCTACGCGATTGCGTTGCGCATCGTCGGGAATGCCGCCGACGCCGAGGACGTCGTGCAGGACACGATGTTGAAGATCTGGACTCATCGCGGGCGCTGGCAGCACGGGCGGGCCAAATTCTCGACCTGGCTCTATCGTGTGGTCAGCAACCGCTGCATCGACATCCACCGCAAGCCGCGCACCGAGAATGTCGACGTGGTCCCCGAGGTCGCGGACGGCAAGCCGGATGCAGTGAGTGTGATCGAGCGGGCCGAGATGAACGACATCCTGGAAGCCGCGATGCAGCGGCTGCCGGAGCAGCAGCGCGTTGCAGTGATCCTGTCCTATCACGAGAACATGAGCAACGGCGAAATCGCCGAGGTGATGGAGACGACGGTTGCCGCGGTGGAGTCGCTTCTGAAGCGCGGGCGCCAGCAGCTGCGCGAAATGCTGCGGCGGCACGAGCGCGATATCCGCGGCGCCTTTACCGATTGCTAA
- the cbiE gene encoding precorrin-6y C5,15-methyltransferase (decarboxylating) subunit CbiE: MMGSGATCNAQRWLSIVGIGEDGVGGLSMLARELVARAALVVGGARHLELAAALIEGERLAWPSPLHQAFEQIAARRGQPVVVLASGDPFNYGVGKQLMQRFEPAEMLCVPQPSAFSLAAARLGWPLADVAQVTLHGRALEGIIRHLAPGARILALAWDGSTAAKLAALLTSRRMGRSRLTVLEAIGGPHERVRSATADAFDLSDIHPLTTIAVEVDAEPDAPVIPLTSGLADDLFEHDGQLTKHDVRAVTLSALAPKPGELLWDVGLGAGSVAIEWLLRHGSLGAIGIEARQDRADRALRNALALGAPDLRIVVGAAPMALADLEAPDAVFIGGGISEQGVFEAVWSRLKPGGRLVANVVSLEGEARLIDLFGQHGGELVRIAISQVKPVGSMHGWKPAMPVTQWRVTKP; the protein is encoded by the coding sequence ATGATGGGGTCGGGCGCAACTTGCAACGCTCAGCGCTGGCTGTCCATCGTCGGCATCGGCGAGGACGGCGTCGGCGGCTTGTCGATGCTGGCGCGCGAGCTCGTCGCGCGGGCCGCGCTGGTGGTGGGTGGTGCACGTCATCTCGAGCTCGCAGCCGCGTTGATCGAGGGCGAGCGGCTGGCGTGGCCCAGTCCGCTGCATCAGGCGTTCGAGCAGATCGCTGCGCGCCGCGGGCAGCCCGTCGTCGTGCTCGCAAGCGGCGACCCCTTCAACTACGGCGTCGGCAAGCAGCTCATGCAGCGCTTCGAGCCTGCGGAGATGCTGTGCGTGCCGCAGCCGTCGGCCTTCAGCCTCGCAGCGGCGCGGCTGGGCTGGCCGCTTGCGGACGTGGCCCAGGTCACGCTCCATGGCCGTGCGCTGGAAGGGATCATCCGCCATCTCGCGCCGGGCGCACGCATTCTTGCGCTGGCCTGGGACGGTTCGACGGCGGCGAAGCTCGCCGCGTTGCTGACATCGCGCCGCATGGGACGCTCGCGCCTGACGGTGCTGGAGGCCATCGGCGGCCCGCACGAGCGGGTGCGCAGCGCGACGGCCGATGCGTTCGATCTGTCGGACATCCATCCGCTCACGACGATTGCGGTCGAGGTCGACGCCGAGCCCGATGCGCCGGTGATCCCGCTGACATCGGGCCTTGCCGATGATCTGTTCGAGCATGACGGCCAGCTCACCAAGCACGACGTCCGCGCCGTTACGCTCTCGGCCTTGGCGCCGAAGCCGGGCGAGCTGTTGTGGGACGTCGGCCTTGGTGCCGGCTCGGTCGCGATCGAATGGCTGCTGCGTCACGGTTCGCTTGGCGCAATTGGAATCGAGGCGCGGCAGGACCGGGCCGACCGGGCTCTGCGGAACGCGCTTGCGCTGGGCGCGCCGGATCTCAGGATCGTCGTCGGCGCCGCGCCGATGGCACTGGCCGATCTCGAAGCTCCCGATGCCGTGTTCATTGGCGGCGGCATCTCGGAACAGGGCGTGTTCGAGGCGGTGTGGTCGCGGTTGAAACCCGGCGGTCGCCTCGTCGCCAACGTGGTGTCGCTCGAAGGCGAGGCGCGGCTGATCGATCTGTTCGGCCAGCATGGCGGCGAGCTGGTTCGTATTGCCATCTCGCAGGTCAAGCCGGTCGGCAGCATGCATGGCTGGAAGCCGGCGATGCCGGTCACGCAATGGCGGGTGACGAAGCCATGA
- the cobM gene encoding precorrin-4 C(11)-methyltransferase, with protein MTVHFIGAGPGAPDLITVRGRDLIARCPVCLYAGSLVPRALLDHCPPGARIVDTAPLSLDEIMAEITRATAAGEDVARLHSGDLSIWSALGEQLRRLDALKIPYTVTPGVPSFAAASAALGRELTLPGLAQSVVLTRTSGRASAMPETEQLSLFAQSRATLAIHLSIHVLDKVVDELRPHYGDDCPVAIVYRASWPDQRILTGTLATIVDQVATTAMERTALILVGRALAAEDFRDSALYDADYQRRFRGRGE; from the coding sequence ATGACGGTGCATTTCATCGGCGCCGGCCCCGGCGCCCCGGACCTCATCACGGTGCGCGGCCGCGACCTGATCGCACGTTGCCCCGTCTGCCTCTATGCCGGGTCGCTCGTTCCAAGAGCGCTGCTCGATCATTGTCCGCCCGGCGCGCGCATCGTCGATACCGCGCCGTTGTCGCTCGACGAGATCATGGCCGAGATCACGCGCGCCACGGCCGCCGGCGAGGACGTGGCCCGGCTGCATTCCGGCGATCTTTCGATCTGGAGCGCGCTGGGCGAGCAGTTGCGCCGGCTCGATGCGCTGAAGATTCCCTACACGGTGACGCCCGGGGTGCCGTCCTTTGCCGCAGCATCAGCGGCGCTCGGGCGCGAGCTGACCTTGCCGGGGCTCGCCCAGTCGGTGGTGCTGACGCGCACCTCCGGCCGCGCCTCGGCGATGCCCGAAACGGAGCAGCTGTCACTGTTCGCGCAATCGCGCGCCACGCTCGCCATTCACCTCTCTATCCATGTGCTGGACAAGGTGGTCGATGAGCTCCGTCCGCATTATGGCGACGATTGTCCGGTGGCGATCGTCTATCGTGCCAGCTGGCCGGATCAGCGCATCCTGACCGGCACGCTGGCGACGATCGTCGATCAGGTCGCGACCACCGCAATGGAACGGACCGCGCTGATCCTGGTTGGCCGCGCGCTCGCGGCTGAGGATTTTCGCGACAGCGCGCTGTATGATGCCGACTATCAGCGGCGCTTTCGCGGGAGGGGCGAGTGA
- the fliS gene encoding flagellar export chaperone FliS: protein MTQSSMAQFASQAYRGAAVAVPPLRAVIMLLNGAMSYLQKSLQAQEARRFEEGHAHLTRATAILRGLSLHLDSMRGGAVADRLFETYNALIVAALRAYGRPHMRENFQRITASLLELREAWEAVDAGARLARAPGDSINRR from the coding sequence ATGACCCAGAGTTCGATGGCGCAATTTGCAAGTCAGGCCTACCGCGGTGCGGCCGTGGCGGTTCCACCGCTGCGAGCGGTCATCATGCTGCTCAACGGCGCGATGAGCTACCTGCAGAAATCCCTGCAAGCGCAGGAGGCGCGCCGCTTCGAGGAGGGGCATGCCCATCTGACCCGGGCAACGGCGATCCTGCGCGGATTGAGCCTTCACCTCGACTCCATGCGGGGCGGGGCGGTGGCCGACCGCCTGTTCGAGACCTACAATGCGCTGATCGTTGCCGCCCTGCGCGCCTACGGCCGGCCCCACATGCGCGAGAATTTCCAGCGGATCACCGCCAGTCTGCTGGAGTTGCGGGAGGCCTGGGAAGCGGTTGACGCTGGCGCACGTCTCGCGCGAGCGCCGGGCGATTCGATCAACCGGCGATAG
- a CDS encoding cobalamin biosynthesis protein has protein sequence MIALGIGCRRNASGEEIAAVIAQALTAARVVAGDVAVVATAADKVSEPGMIEAAKRLGRPLIGLAVEDLAAVVDLAVTRSDRVQRLKGVPSIAETAALAAAGRNARLILPRMANGSATCALAEGEGAAEDGR, from the coding sequence ATGATCGCGCTCGGGATCGGCTGCCGCCGCAATGCGAGCGGAGAGGAGATCGCAGCGGTCATCGCGCAAGCGCTGACCGCTGCGCGCGTCGTGGCAGGCGATGTTGCCGTGGTCGCGACAGCGGCAGATAAGGTCAGCGAGCCCGGCATGATCGAAGCTGCGAAGCGGCTTGGCCGTCCGCTGATTGGTCTTGCAGTTGAGGACCTCGCGGCGGTCGTCGATCTCGCGGTCACCCGGAGTGATCGCGTGCAACGCCTCAAGGGTGTGCCGTCGATCGCCGAGACCGCGGCGCTCGCCGCCGCCGGACGGAATGCGCGGCTGATCCTGCCGCGCATGGCCAACGGATCTGCGACGTGCGCGTTGGCCGAAGGCGAGGGCGCTGCGGAGGACGGCCGATGA
- a CDS encoding formyltransferase family protein: MFDTIILLTGSRDQQLALTELLKAHNPALSFRCAVSLQDLQAIEPDVLGRSRLLAFTTGVVVPADILGALGHGAYNFHPASPDYPGWAPAHFAMYDDATSFGATAHVMEPRVDCGAIVGVETFDIPAGVDVRGLEQMTFVRLAYLFWRMSRDLACNAGPLPAIPIRWSGIRSTRRMYAQMCDMPADIHPAEMTRRIRAFHDDFRGIPLTVTLHGLRFQLAGAARPAAEPVMVDAPALAMAS, from the coding sequence ATGTTCGACACCATCATTCTTCTGACCGGCAGCCGCGATCAGCAGCTCGCCCTGACCGAACTCCTCAAGGCGCACAATCCCGCGCTGTCGTTCCGCTGCGCGGTCAGCTTGCAGGACCTCCAGGCCATCGAGCCCGACGTGCTCGGCAGATCTCGCCTGCTCGCCTTCACGACGGGCGTCGTCGTGCCCGCTGACATTCTCGGCGCGCTCGGTCACGGCGCCTACAACTTCCACCCGGCGTCACCGGACTATCCGGGCTGGGCGCCCGCACATTTCGCGATGTACGACGACGCGACGAGCTTTGGTGCGACCGCCCATGTCATGGAGCCCCGCGTCGACTGCGGCGCCATCGTCGGGGTCGAAACATTCGATATCCCCGCAGGGGTCGATGTCCGCGGCCTCGAGCAGATGACGTTCGTGCGTCTTGCCTATCTGTTCTGGCGGATGTCGCGCGATCTTGCCTGCAACGCCGGCCCGCTGCCGGCGATCCCGATCCGTTGGAGCGGGATCAGGAGCACCAGGCGCATGTATGCGCAGATGTGCGACATGCCGGCCGACATCCATCCCGCCGAGATGACGCGCCGCATCCGCGCCTTTCACGACGACTTCCGCGGCATTCCGCTCACCGTGACCTTGCACGGCCTGCGCTTTCAGCTGGCCGGCGCGGCGCGACCGGCTGCGGAGCCGGTCATGGTGGATGCGCCCGCGCTGGCGATGGCATCGTGA
- a CDS encoding flagellin, with product MPAISTNIAANSAVRYLNINSNQETSSLSKLSSGSRITSASDDAAGLAISTRISSDITTLQQAATNAAQATSILQTADGGASNISDILARMKSLASESASGTTVGTSRTYIQSEFSQLTSEITSIATGTRYSGQSLLDGTSTFSSGVSVLVGSSASDTISITLSDLTASTLGVSSLDVSTQTGATAALTALDTAIDTVSKARADIGAQESRFNFSADSISTQTQNLQSANSAIKDVDIASEQAKLSSAQVKTQAAVSAEAAANQLPQYLLKLLG from the coding sequence GTGCCCGCAATCTCCACCAACATCGCCGCCAACTCCGCCGTCCGTTATCTGAACATCAACTCCAACCAGGAAACGAGCTCGCTCTCCAAGCTGTCGAGCGGCTCGCGCATCACGTCAGCCTCGGACGACGCCGCCGGTCTCGCGATCTCGACCCGCATCTCCTCCGACATCACCACGCTCCAGCAGGCCGCGACCAACGCCGCGCAGGCCACCTCGATCCTGCAGACCGCCGATGGCGGCGCCTCCAACATCAGCGACATCCTGGCCCGCATGAAATCGCTGGCCTCCGAGTCGGCATCGGGCACCACGGTCGGAACCAGCCGCACCTACATCCAGTCGGAATTCTCGCAGCTGACCAGCGAAATCACGTCGATCGCGACGGGAACGCGCTACAGCGGCCAGAGCCTGCTCGACGGCACCAGCACCTTCTCTTCGGGCGTCTCGGTCCTGGTGGGCTCCTCCGCCTCGGACACCATCAGCATCACGCTGTCCGACCTCACTGCGAGCACGCTCGGCGTCTCCTCGCTCGACGTCAGCACCCAGACCGGTGCGACCGCGGCGCTGACCGCGCTGGACACCGCGATCGACACGGTGTCGAAGGCCCGCGCCGACATCGGTGCGCAGGAATCGCGCTTCAACTTCTCGGCCGACTCGATCTCGACGCAGACCCAGAACCTGCAGTCCGCCAATTCGGCGATCAAGGACGTGGATATCGCGTCGGAGCAGGCGAAACTGTCGTCGGCCCAGGTGAAGACCCAGGCCGCCGTGTCGGCGGAAGCCGCCGCGAACCAGCTCCCGCAGTACCTGCTGAAGCTGCTCGGCTGA
- the fliD gene encoding flagellar filament capping protein FliD, producing the protein MTVSSATSSTSSTTSSSSSSSSSSNSLTTSGTSTTSTVDWTALIQSAVNAKLTQATQISTKVTANEAKITAYQTLQTALKTLSSGLSSLATSMVNSLATNAFATRAATISATGDVSASSALSMSVSNGAATGSHTLTISQIATAHKVSGTAQSSQTTALGYSGTFSLGLSGGSTADITITSGMSMQDVVDTINAQTSTTNVEASIVQVSSGSYQLVLTGTQDAADITYSSSSGDDILNKLGVTDSSGAFATVLQTAQAAQFTLDGISLTRTTNDITDVLSGVTFDLLQATPSGTTLNISIGTDTSQISSALQTFVTNYNAFRDAVLAQQTTNSDGTASSSSVLFGDGTMRDIMNSLQAVLATSVGGLTMADLGLSFNEKNELELDTGTLSTILSTNLSGVTTLLSAQTTTSSSQLSVVNTGSSPQSFTLDLTVDSSGNLTAASVGGDSSLFTVSDNTIVGKSGTIYAGMAFTYTGSTSQSITVTSTQGLATQIYQLAKTASSSTGSFQTLIDNLTSQDDTMTAKVNDIKSAAATFQTQLTAQYAKYQAAIESANNTLTYLKALLNSSSSN; encoded by the coding sequence ATGACTGTGAGCAGCGCGACCTCGAGCACGAGCAGCACGACATCGTCTTCCTCGTCGTCGTCGAGTTCGTCGAACTCGCTTACGACGTCCGGAACGAGCACCACGAGCACGGTCGACTGGACCGCATTGATCCAGTCGGCGGTGAACGCCAAGCTCACCCAGGCGACCCAGATATCCACCAAGGTGACGGCGAACGAAGCCAAGATCACGGCCTATCAGACGCTGCAGACGGCGCTGAAGACGCTGTCGTCGGGATTGTCGTCGCTGGCGACATCGATGGTGAACTCGCTGGCGACCAATGCCTTCGCGACCCGCGCCGCCACGATCAGCGCGACCGGCGACGTCAGCGCCTCGTCGGCCCTGTCGATGTCGGTCAGCAACGGCGCGGCGACCGGAAGCCACACGCTGACGATCAGCCAGATCGCCACCGCACACAAGGTGTCGGGCACGGCGCAGTCGAGCCAGACCACGGCGCTCGGCTATTCCGGCACATTCTCACTCGGCCTGTCCGGCGGCAGCACGGCCGACATTACGATTACCAGCGGTATGTCCATGCAGGACGTCGTCGACACGATCAACGCCCAGACCTCGACCACGAATGTCGAGGCCTCGATCGTCCAGGTGTCGAGCGGGTCCTATCAATTGGTGTTGACGGGTACGCAGGATGCAGCCGACATCACCTATTCCAGTTCGTCAGGCGACGACATCCTCAACAAGCTCGGGGTGACCGACAGCTCGGGTGCCTTCGCTACGGTCCTTCAGACCGCGCAGGCGGCGCAGTTCACGCTCGACGGGATCAGCCTGACCCGCACCACCAATGACATCACCGACGTTCTCAGCGGTGTCACTTTCGATCTCTTGCAGGCGACGCCGTCCGGTACGACGCTGAACATCAGCATCGGCACCGACACCAGCCAGATCTCCTCGGCGCTGCAGACCTTCGTCACCAACTACAACGCATTTCGCGATGCCGTACTCGCCCAGCAGACCACCAATTCCGACGGGACGGCCTCATCCAGCTCGGTGCTGTTCGGCGACGGCACCATGCGTGACATCATGAATTCGCTCCAGGCGGTGCTTGCAACCTCCGTCGGCGGGCTGACGATGGCGGATCTCGGGCTGTCGTTCAACGAGAAGAACGAGCTTGAGCTCGATACAGGCACCTTGTCGACGATCCTCAGCACGAATCTGAGCGGCGTGACCACGCTGCTGTCGGCGCAGACGACGACATCATCGAGCCAGCTCAGCGTCGTCAATACGGGCTCGTCGCCGCAATCCTTCACGCTGGACCTGACAGTGGATTCGTCCGGCAATCTCACGGCCGCATCGGTCGGCGGCGACAGCTCGCTGTTCACCGTCAGCGACAACACGATCGTCGGAAAATCCGGGACGATCTATGCCGGCATGGCTTTCACCTACACCGGCTCGACCTCGCAATCGATCACGGTGACCTCGACCCAGGGTCTCGCGACCCAGATTTACCAGCTCGCGAAGACCGCCTCGTCCAGCACGGGCTCGTTCCAGACGCTGATCGACAATCTGACGTCCCAGGACGATACGATGACGGCCAAGGTCAACGACATCAAGAGCGCGGCCGCGACGTTCCAGACCCAGCTCACGGCGCAATACGCCAAGTATCAGGCCGCGATCGAGAGCGCGAACAACACGCTGACCTATCTGAAAGCCCTCCTCAATTCGAGTTCGAGTAACTGA